In the genome of Paenibacillus sp. FSL R5-0766, one region contains:
- a CDS encoding class I SAM-dependent methyltransferase, with amino-acid sequence MMDTPKATEFMESRYIRQSDPKTDTLVFPLHPAWWSRPYEYEWARRFARPDDVVLDAACGISHPFKFWLAEHCREVHACDWDERILSEEAIRLDIVSDFGEQAAQDLPESTLVRLHRAKANLAQLPYESGKFDRVFCISVLEHLDTGTMLRAFREFARVLKPNGQLIATFDVPEMRPDLLETIMAVTGLTIEDKLNVKEPDDAIWSDMYGTPIRCFRAVICKG; translated from the coding sequence ATGATGGATACGCCCAAGGCAACGGAATTCATGGAATCAAGATACATTCGGCAAAGTGACCCTAAAACGGACACATTGGTCTTCCCCCTGCATCCGGCATGGTGGAGCCGTCCTTATGAATATGAATGGGCCCGGCGATTTGCACGTCCAGATGATGTCGTCCTTGATGCAGCCTGCGGCATCTCCCATCCATTCAAATTCTGGCTTGCCGAACACTGCCGCGAGGTTCACGCCTGCGACTGGGATGAACGTATTCTGTCTGAAGAGGCGATAAGACTGGATATCGTTTCTGATTTTGGGGAGCAAGCCGCCCAGGATCTGCCGGAATCAACTCTCGTCCGATTGCACCGTGCAAAGGCCAATCTGGCGCAGCTTCCGTACGAGTCGGGTAAGTTTGATCGGGTGTTCTGTATCTCTGTACTGGAACATCTGGATACGGGCACGATGCTGCGGGCGTTTCGGGAATTCGCCCGGGTGCTGAAACCAAACGGACAGTTGATCGCTACCTTCGATGTGCCCGAGATGCGGCCGGATCTGCTGGAGACAATCATGGCTGTCACCGGATTAACCATTGAAGATAAGCTGAATGTGAAAGAGCCAGACGATGCCATCTGGTCTGATATGTACGGCACCCCGATCCGCTGTTTTCGAGCGGTGATATGCAAAGGTTGA
- a CDS encoding glycosyltransferase, giving the protein MMLDPKKRRQQLNGPMVHRDIRTETTFAPTETVDRTHTDALGNGDHTPDRAKPTQDIRSQVHHWGDTQGQEEQNAAITQEETSVFKEPFSIRRVRKSKGNKLTAMLQVRNERGRYLEEVLHDLSEFVDEIVIVDDASTDGTPDICKAYPKVVRLEVLEKPLFAEEWRLRNTLWQAAAGTRPDWLLSVDADELYSSEAKKAIRTLINQEYADWFAFRFYDMWGGRTHYREDDLWSLHKRHTASLVRYMPGYPYFYPQQNHHVPRLPLSCTVLPGVSTELKVQHLGWAGSLEDRVRKYLRYKRIDPGGEWGNLAHYESILDPEPRLIPWKEGT; this is encoded by the coding sequence ATGATGCTGGACCCGAAGAAGCGTAGACAACAGTTGAATGGGCCAATGGTGCACAGGGATATCCGAACCGAAACCACTTTCGCGCCAACCGAAACAGTGGATCGAACACATACAGATGCATTGGGAAATGGCGATCACACGCCGGATCGTGCAAAACCAACACAGGACATCCGAAGCCAAGTGCATCACTGGGGCGACACACAAGGTCAGGAAGAACAGAATGCTGCTATAACACAAGAGGAAACAAGTGTATTCAAAGAGCCCTTCTCCATTCGTCGGGTTCGCAAAAGCAAAGGCAACAAGCTCACCGCCATGCTCCAGGTTCGCAATGAACGTGGCCGATACCTTGAAGAAGTATTGCATGATCTGAGTGAGTTCGTGGATGAGATCGTGATTGTGGACGATGCCAGCACAGATGGCACCCCGGACATATGCAAAGCCTATCCAAAGGTGGTCCGTCTGGAGGTATTGGAGAAACCGTTATTCGCCGAGGAATGGCGACTTCGCAACACCTTATGGCAAGCGGCGGCGGGAACACGTCCCGACTGGTTGCTCTCGGTCGATGCGGATGAGTTGTACAGCTCAGAGGCGAAGAAAGCCATACGCACTCTGATTAATCAGGAGTATGCAGACTGGTTTGCATTCCGTTTCTACGATATGTGGGGCGGCCGGACCCACTACCGGGAAGATGATCTCTGGTCTCTGCACAAACGGCATACCGCTTCACTTGTACGGTATATGCCTGGATATCCTTATTTTTATCCACAACAGAATCATCATGTTCCCCGCCTTCCCTTGTCCTGCACGGTATTGCCTGGGGTCAGCACGGAATTGAAGGTTCAGCATCTCGGATGGGCAGGCAGTCTGGAGGACCGGGTTCGTAAATATTTGCGTTACAAACGCATTGATCCTGGCGGTGAGTGGGGTAATCTTGCACATTACGAGTCTATTCTCGATCCGGAACCTCGGCTGATTCCCTGGAAGGAGGGAACGTGA
- a CDS encoding cytochrome ubiquinol oxidase subunit I — MDPIMLSRIQYALTTIFHFFFVPLSIGLVLLVAIMETLYVVKGKEIYKTMAKFWGKLFLINFAVGVVTGILQEFQFGMNWSEYSRFVGDVFGAPLAVEALLAFFMESTFIGLWIFGWDRLSKKVHLACIWLVFVGTFLSALWILAANSFMQHPVGFEINNGRAEMNDFFALITNGQLLVEFPHTIFGALMTGAFVVTGISAYKLMKKQDVEIFRKSFNIAIIIALVSSFGVAFSGHFQAQYLVETQPMKMAASEGTWTTTEDPAPWTVVAFIDPDKQESTGEIKIPGLLSYLSYSKFSGSVKGMKELQAEYEQTYGPGDYIPPVRTTFWSFRIMIAAGGLMIALALYGTFLAMRKKLEVAGKWFMCLMVFAISLPFIANTSGWIMTEVGRQPWTVFGYMTTEAGVSPNVSAGMILFSTIAFTAAYTVLGIVMVYLFVREIKAGPFAVEKPEDHDESADPFGVDGGYSVVTK; from the coding sequence ATGGATCCGATTATGTTATCGCGTATCCAATATGCACTTACAACGATTTTCCATTTCTTTTTTGTCCCGCTATCCATCGGTCTTGTACTGTTGGTTGCAATCATGGAGACGTTGTACGTTGTTAAGGGTAAGGAGATCTACAAAACGATGGCCAAGTTCTGGGGCAAACTGTTCCTGATTAACTTTGCTGTCGGGGTTGTCACAGGTATTCTGCAAGAATTCCAGTTCGGCATGAACTGGTCCGAGTACTCGCGGTTTGTGGGGGACGTGTTTGGTGCGCCACTGGCTGTTGAAGCGTTACTCGCGTTTTTTATGGAGTCTACATTTATTGGGTTGTGGATATTCGGATGGGATCGTTTATCCAAAAAAGTGCATCTGGCCTGCATCTGGCTGGTGTTTGTCGGCACATTCCTGTCCGCGCTGTGGATTCTGGCAGCCAATTCATTTATGCAGCATCCTGTCGGGTTTGAGATCAACAACGGCCGAGCCGAGATGAATGATTTCTTTGCACTTATCACGAATGGTCAGCTTCTCGTCGAGTTCCCACATACAATCTTTGGGGCATTGATGACAGGGGCCTTCGTCGTAACCGGAATCAGTGCCTACAAATTGATGAAAAAGCAGGATGTGGAGATCTTCCGCAAATCGTTTAATATTGCGATCATTATCGCGCTTGTTTCTTCATTCGGCGTCGCATTCTCGGGTCACTTCCAGGCGCAATATTTGGTGGAGACACAGCCGATGAAGATGGCAGCCAGTGAGGGCACATGGACAACGACAGAAGATCCGGCACCATGGACGGTGGTTGCCTTTATCGATCCGGATAAACAGGAGAGTACGGGTGAGATCAAAATCCCTGGATTGCTCAGTTATCTGTCCTACAGCAAGTTCTCCGGTAGTGTCAAAGGCATGAAGGAGCTTCAAGCTGAGTATGAACAGACGTATGGACCGGGGGACTACATCCCGCCGGTACGGACAACATTCTGGAGTTTCCGCATTATGATCGCAGCGGGTGGTTTAATGATTGCATTGGCGCTATACGGTACGTTCCTAGCCATGCGTAAGAAGCTGGAGGTCGCTGGAAAGTGGTTTATGTGTCTGATGGTGTTCGCCATATCTTTGCCGTTTATCGCCAATACGTCAGGTTGGATTATGACCGAGGTAGGAAGACAGCCATGGACAGTATTTGGCTATATGACAACCGAAGCCGGGGTCTCGCCGAACGTATCCGCAGGAATGATCCTGTTCTCGACCATCGCTTTTACCGCTGCGTATACGGTTCTCGGAATCGTGATGGTATACCTGTTCGTACGTGAGATCAAAGCAGGACCATTTGCGGTCGAGAAACCAGAAGATCACGATGAATCGGCCGATCCGTTCGGCGTGGATGGAGGTTATTCCGTTGTCACTAAGTGA
- a CDS encoding glycosyltransferase family 2 protein, with the protein MIVKDEAVSLQRCLNAVRDVVDEIIVVDTGSVDDTTEIARLHGAVVIGTEWNGDFSEARNLSLAAATKPWILVLDADEVWAQTPQMKAELVQLLATSRDDVWGYWIQVTSLLGVSGEERVTDAVCRLFRNDPRIAFQGRIHEEIASSIMALAPQGVLHSGLEVIHYGYLEQVITDKNKGARNMQLIRSALNQEGDQPELLYALAAEWFQQAKYDEALRLLQPLLAQLIPECGYHSDLVLKTAYAWREIGSPDRALAVVEAWAPVYEDFPDLLELGAVLELDQGREDVALNWLKQAKSAASTAGRYTSVSGAGTYRSLTLEGMAYERAGRWAEAEAAYTAALGMQPGSLPAWQRLLLLAAATGRPHAIASAAARVSLPPAAWQALIPAALAAHRPDWLLRHAAALAGPLRAQPLAAGLALAQLGEDAAARAALQPWAAHAQHGPEAALALWALGHKQPGGRNARAAARHAAALPAAAHAAEALLLRGALARISALACSSGSPLRASTPSGPAAPAPGGVLAAAQALAGVGAWAAWLRLLQALPPRGALALLAALPPAARCGLLRAPASVREGLLALCGTPDGAQQPHADEVPASERTAHALLAGTLALLAGRQNLAREWAESAQLTARQPAATGRPATTIPPGLHTLLRLTAPGAAYAEEYTNQCNMLLVHL; encoded by the coding sequence ATGATCGTGAAGGATGAAGCGGTGTCACTCCAGCGGTGCTTGAATGCAGTCAGGGATGTTGTGGATGAGATCATCGTTGTGGACACAGGCTCGGTAGACGATACAACTGAAATTGCGCGTCTCCATGGTGCCGTTGTAATTGGTACGGAATGGAACGGAGATTTCAGTGAAGCCCGTAATCTGTCACTGGCCGCTGCTACGAAACCGTGGATTCTGGTGCTTGATGCGGATGAAGTATGGGCACAGACTCCGCAGATGAAGGCAGAACTCGTGCAGTTGTTAGCGACAAGCAGGGACGACGTATGGGGATACTGGATACAGGTCACAAGTCTGCTGGGGGTGTCCGGTGAAGAGCGTGTGACGGATGCAGTATGTCGATTGTTCCGAAATGATCCCCGAATTGCCTTTCAGGGCAGAATTCATGAAGAGATTGCTTCTTCCATCATGGCTCTGGCTCCGCAAGGTGTGCTTCATTCTGGACTTGAAGTCATTCATTACGGATATCTGGAGCAGGTGATTACCGACAAAAATAAAGGCGCACGGAACATGCAGTTGATTCGTTCCGCGTTGAATCAGGAGGGAGATCAACCGGAGTTGTTATATGCTCTGGCCGCCGAATGGTTTCAGCAAGCGAAGTATGATGAAGCACTCCGGTTGTTACAGCCATTATTGGCACAGCTTATACCGGAGTGTGGATATCACTCGGATCTGGTGCTGAAAACGGCTTACGCCTGGCGAGAGATTGGCAGCCCGGACAGGGCGCTTGCTGTGGTGGAAGCATGGGCACCCGTGTATGAGGATTTCCCGGATTTGTTGGAGCTTGGTGCTGTACTAGAACTGGATCAAGGGAGAGAAGATGTGGCCTTGAACTGGTTAAAACAGGCTAAATCAGCTGCTTCTACAGCCGGCAGGTATACATCAGTCTCTGGTGCTGGAACCTACCGCAGCCTGACGCTGGAAGGCATGGCATATGAGCGGGCTGGCCGCTGGGCAGAGGCAGAAGCCGCATACACGGCGGCGCTGGGCATGCAACCCGGCAGCTTGCCTGCATGGCAGCGGCTGTTGTTGCTGGCCGCGGCCACAGGGCGGCCACATGCCATTGCCAGCGCAGCCGCTCGGGTAAGCTTGCCGCCTGCGGCATGGCAAGCGTTGATCCCGGCCGCGCTTGCCGCGCATCGGCCGGATTGGCTGCTGCGTCATGCGGCGGCGCTTGCTGGCCCGCTGCGGGCACAGCCGCTGGCCGCCGGGCTTGCACTGGCCCAGCTGGGCGAGGACGCCGCGGCTCGGGCGGCTTTGCAGCCCTGGGCGGCACATGCGCAGCACGGGCCAGAGGCGGCCCTGGCGCTGTGGGCGCTGGGCCACAAGCAGCCCGGCGGGCGCAACGCCCGAGCGGCGGCTCGCCATGCGGCAGCGCTGCCCGCTGCGGCCCACGCCGCTGAGGCGCTGCTGCTGCGCGGGGCCTTGGCCCGCATCAGCGCCTTGGCGTGCAGCAGCGGCAGCCCGCTCCGCGCCTCAACGCCCAGCGGCCCAGCCGCGCCCGCGCCGGGCGGCGTGCTCGCGGCTGCGCAAGCGCTCGCCGGCGTAGGCGCCTGGGCCGCATGGCTGCGCCTGCTGCAAGCCCTGCCGCCTCGCGGCGCGCTGGCGTTGCTTGCAGCGCTTCCGCCTGCGGCACGCTGCGGGTTGCTGCGCGCACCCGCGAGCGTCCGCGAAGGGCTGCTTGCGCTATGCGGCACGCCTGACGGCGCGCAGCAGCCCCACGCGGACGAAGTGCCCGCCTCGGAGCGCACCGCTCACGCGCTCCTCGCGGGCACGCTCGCGCTGCTCGCCGGGCGGCAGAACCTGGCGCGTGAATGGGCCGAATCGGCCCAACTCACTGCGCGGCAACCTGCCGCCACAGGTCGCCCGGCGACGACAATCCCGCCGGGCCTGCACACCCTGCTGCGCCTAACAGCACCTGGCGCAGCCTATGCCGAAGAGTACACCAACCAGTGCAACATGTTACTGGTACACCTATAA
- a CDS encoding glycosyltransferase: MGVVSILTHSFTDGYNREFGRVFGGGLERYILDLCSVIRGLGHIPEVHQLSYFEAFQTRTEQIDVFGYSYDMDNVPEAFDRMAAAARGPVIYASCLWQPITYKPGSLGICHGINWDRPGLPLETKQQVAEHIQLALDGLVRIVSVDSHFQTFCRAACTYTDPRQVVLIPNAVDTSYFTPAPPTRTFEQKQEDEWLVAWKNDLASHEENVGAVISGVQAVEGKGGMSRDGANNGKANGDGGRDTDSDQERKEKGMVDLHLQLSKRDEAEADGETYRFAHNHRNSTDWATEILVEADAEHQVNGPIQGQVERKTVDARMTSPRPIRIIYPRRISMERGIIPMMLAADKLLGAFPDLEIEFAGELVEGSTVGRVFRYWHRTHPHAERINQRTYDFRDIREAYHQADIAVIPTVFSEGTSYACLEAMSCGLPVIASNVGGLNDLIQDGFNGLLVPPGEQELTAALVHLVQDRAERERLGIYARETALSYDLARWRSRWSTVLESFLAETGLKEGIRG; the protein is encoded by the coding sequence ATGGGCGTGGTGAGTATTCTGACGCATAGTTTCACCGACGGGTACAACCGGGAATTCGGTCGTGTATTTGGGGGTGGACTGGAGCGTTACATTCTGGATCTGTGCAGTGTCATCCGGGGACTCGGGCATATTCCCGAAGTTCATCAGCTCTCTTATTTTGAAGCATTCCAGACTCGGACGGAGCAGATTGACGTATTTGGTTATTCGTACGACATGGATAATGTACCGGAAGCCTTTGACCGGATGGCAGCCGCAGCGCGCGGCCCAGTGATCTATGCCAGCTGTCTGTGGCAACCCATCACCTACAAACCCGGTAGTCTTGGCATCTGTCACGGCATTAACTGGGATCGTCCCGGACTGCCACTGGAGACCAAACAACAAGTCGCGGAACATATTCAACTGGCTCTGGATGGACTCGTGCGCATTGTATCCGTGGATTCTCATTTCCAGACCTTTTGCCGGGCTGCGTGCACCTATACCGATCCAAGGCAGGTTGTCCTGATTCCCAATGCAGTGGATACGTCCTATTTCACACCAGCCCCACCAACACGGACCTTCGAGCAGAAACAGGAAGACGAATGGCTTGTCGCATGGAAGAATGATCTGGCGAGTCATGAAGAGAATGTTGGCGCAGTTATATCAGGGGTGCAAGCTGTAGAAGGTAAGGGTGGAATGAGTCGTGATGGGGCGAACAATGGTAAGGCTAACGGAGACGGAGGTAGGGATACAGATAGCGATCAAGAACGAAAGGAGAAAGGAATGGTAGATCTCCATTTGCAGTTATCGAAACGGGACGAAGCTGAAGCAGATGGCGAAACGTATAGGTTTGCTCATAACCACCGGAATTCAACGGATTGGGCTACGGAGATTCTAGTAGAAGCAGATGCTGAGCATCAGGTTAATGGTCCGATTCAGGGACAGGTTGAAAGGAAAACTGTAGATGCCCGGATGACCTCTCCCCGCCCAATTCGCATTATCTATCCGCGCCGCATCAGCATGGAACGAGGTATTATTCCAATGATGCTGGCGGCGGATAAACTACTTGGAGCCTTTCCGGATCTGGAGATTGAATTTGCCGGGGAACTGGTCGAAGGCAGCACGGTCGGGAGAGTCTTTCGTTACTGGCATCGTACTCATCCACATGCGGAGCGAATTAACCAGCGCACGTATGATTTCCGGGATATTCGGGAGGCCTACCATCAGGCAGATATCGCTGTGATTCCAACTGTGTTCTCGGAAGGCACCTCCTATGCCTGTCTGGAAGCGATGAGCTGTGGACTTCCGGTAATCGCCTCCAATGTTGGCGGATTGAATGATTTGATTCAGGATGGTTTTAATGGGCTGCTGGTACCTCCTGGTGAGCAGGAACTAACCGCTGCACTGGTACATCTTGTACAGGATCGGGCCGAGCGAGAACGACTGGGAATCTATGCGCGCGAGACTGCACTGTCGTATGATCTGGCCAGGTGGCGGAGCCGGTGGAGCACGGTGTTGGAATCTTTTTTGGCAGAGACAGGATTGAAGGAGGGAATTCGGGGATGA